In a single window of the Mycobacterium bourgelatii genome:
- a CDS encoding serine/threonine-protein kinase: MSLHEGDVFAGYTIVRPLGAGGMGEVYLADHPRLPRREALKVLSSDISADDAFRQRFIREADLAATLWHPNIVRVNDRGEFNGQLWIAMDFVDGTDAATLLQEHYPVGMPADQVAAIVTAIASALDYAHEHHNVLHRDVKPANILLAEPEDGDLRILLGDFGIARSIDETSCLTATNMAIGTVPYSAPEQLTDEPIDGRADQYALAATVYQLLTGSMLFAHTNPAVVIGRHLTARPPALAETRPMLRVFDPVLSKALAKDPADRFARCSDFADAFVRAAQSGRHPEAFALTMPRPMALRPLKSGASASSDTDNRRRGNRWRILAAASSVVALTAIGASDFTADNYRPATEQASAVAAPAPAQRPPVAAPAPVPAQPAAQAPQSMPPAAPAPAQAPAYQPPAAPRSMPSPQANPPASRAPAPVEAAPAPAQPAPPAQANPDQTFINSLSQIPGITVTDPGTAAATGRAVCSSLQNGATPGDAAAATVNGNSGVTPAQANAGINAAITAYCPQYLP; the protein is encoded by the coding sequence ATGAGTCTCCATGAGGGCGACGTGTTTGCCGGATACACGATCGTCCGACCCCTGGGTGCAGGCGGCATGGGCGAGGTCTACCTCGCCGACCACCCGCGGTTACCGCGGCGCGAAGCGCTCAAGGTACTGAGCAGTGACATATCGGCCGACGACGCGTTTCGCCAGCGCTTCATCCGAGAGGCCGACCTCGCGGCCACGCTGTGGCATCCCAACATCGTGCGGGTCAACGACCGCGGCGAATTCAACGGACAGCTGTGGATCGCAATGGACTTCGTCGACGGCACCGACGCGGCCACGCTGCTACAGGAGCACTATCCGGTCGGCATGCCGGCGGATCAGGTTGCCGCGATAGTCACTGCCATTGCCAGCGCTCTCGACTATGCGCATGAACACCACAACGTGCTACACCGCGACGTCAAACCGGCGAATATCCTGCTTGCCGAACCGGAAGACGGTGACCTGCGAATCCTGCTGGGCGACTTCGGAATTGCCCGAAGCATCGATGAAACCAGTTGCCTGACGGCCACGAACATGGCCATCGGCACCGTCCCCTATTCCGCGCCCGAGCAGCTCACCGACGAGCCGATCGACGGACGCGCCGACCAGTACGCTCTGGCTGCCACCGTCTACCAGCTGCTGACCGGATCAATGCTGTTCGCGCACACCAATCCAGCCGTCGTGATCGGCCGCCACCTGACCGCGCGCCCACCGGCGTTGGCCGAAACCCGCCCCATGCTCAGGGTGTTCGACCCGGTGCTGTCCAAGGCTCTGGCGAAGGATCCGGCCGACCGGTTCGCGCGCTGCTCCGATTTCGCCGACGCGTTCGTCCGTGCCGCCCAATCCGGCAGGCATCCCGAGGCATTCGCGCTGACCATGCCCAGGCCCATGGCGTTGCGGCCGCTGAAGAGCGGTGCATCGGCCTCCTCCGACACCGACAACCGGCGGCGAGGCAATCGGTGGCGGATCCTTGCGGCCGCATCATCGGTAGTAGCGCTGACGGCCATCGGCGCCAGTGACTTCACGGCCGACAACTACCGCCCCGCCACTGAGCAGGCTTCGGCGGTGGCAGCCCCGGCACCCGCGCAACGTCCGCCGGTTGCAGCACCCGCTCCGGTCCCGGCGCAACCGGCTGCTCAGGCCCCGCAATCTATGCCACCAGCGGCACCGGCCCCCGCTCAGGCGCCCGCGTACCAGCCGCCGGCCGCGCCTCGATCGATGCCCAGCCCGCAGGCGAATCCACCGGCCTCGCGGGCCCCTGCGCCCGTCGAAGCCGCACCGGCGCCGGCGCAACCGGCCCCGCCAGCCCAGGCAAACCCGGACCAGACCTTCATCAATTCGTTGTCACAGATTCCGGGTATCACCGTCACCGATCCCGGCACCGCCGCAGCCACCGGCCGCGCCGTGTGCTCGAGCCTGCAAAACGGTGCAACTCCCGGTGACGCCGCGGCCGCGACCGTGAACGGCAATTCAGGAGTCACTCCCGCCCAGGCGAACGCCGGGATCAACGCGGCAATCACCGCCTATTGCCCGCAATATCTGCCGTAA
- a CDS encoding PPE family protein: MYAGPGSGPMLAAAAAWEGLAAELQSVASSYLAVVNGLTDGPWHGPSAAAMAAAALPQISWLNIAAGQASEVAAQAIAASSAYEAAFLATVPPPEIAANRALLATLMATNFLGQNTAAIAATEAQYLEMWAQDAAAMYSYSAATAAATQLPQLTPQSTGISMAGLGSQVNAQVSALNAAAAAQGMGNIPTTLSQMAGLTNLPPWLADPAAALGLTGHTWTPDGSGLVLNGMLGDVVEGITGSATVDGSTIFDAYIRLASPARLSTTMMKDLDGLAHSFIPNLGKAAEGAAKAAGDAAAAAVPALGNGAGNILGTGLGGITGTASKVGALSVPASWANALPGAANPVNVALNGLTSGAAAESAVGGFGGVPLMPGAGTGRSVANFAAPRYGFKPSVVAQPFAGG; the protein is encoded by the coding sequence ATGTACGCCGGCCCCGGCTCGGGACCGATGCTGGCCGCCGCCGCAGCCTGGGAAGGGCTGGCCGCCGAGTTGCAGTCGGTTGCCTCTTCCTACCTGGCGGTGGTCAATGGCCTTACCGATGGACCATGGCACGGGCCCTCCGCCGCGGCGATGGCGGCCGCTGCCCTGCCCCAGATTTCCTGGCTCAACATTGCGGCCGGGCAGGCCAGCGAGGTCGCCGCCCAGGCCATTGCGGCCTCGAGCGCCTACGAGGCCGCGTTTCTGGCGACGGTGCCGCCACCGGAGATCGCGGCGAACCGGGCCTTGCTGGCCACGCTGATGGCGACAAACTTCCTCGGCCAGAACACCGCGGCCATCGCGGCCACCGAGGCGCAGTACCTGGAGATGTGGGCGCAGGACGCCGCCGCGATGTACAGCTATTCCGCTGCTACGGCGGCCGCCACACAACTGCCGCAGTTGACCCCGCAGTCCACGGGAATCAGCATGGCCGGTTTGGGTTCCCAGGTTAACGCGCAGGTCAGCGCGCTCAACGCGGCGGCTGCCGCGCAGGGCATGGGCAACATCCCGACGACCCTGAGCCAGATGGCCGGGCTGACGAATCTGCCGCCCTGGCTCGCCGACCCCGCGGCGGCGCTCGGCCTGACCGGACACACGTGGACCCCCGACGGCTCCGGACTCGTCTTGAACGGAATGCTGGGCGACGTCGTCGAGGGCATCACCGGGTCGGCAACCGTCGACGGCAGCACCATTTTCGACGCCTACATCCGATTGGCTTCGCCCGCTCGTCTGTCCACGACGATGATGAAGGATCTTGACGGCCTGGCGCACTCGTTCATCCCCAACCTTGGCAAGGCGGCCGAGGGCGCGGCCAAGGCGGCAGGGGACGCCGCGGCCGCGGCGGTTCCGGCGCTGGGAAATGGCGCGGGCAACATCCTGGGGACCGGGCTGGGCGGGATTACCGGCACCGCGTCCAAAGTCGGGGCGCTTTCGGTTCCGGCATCGTGGGCCAACGCGCTTCCCGGTGCCGCCAATCCGGTCAATGTGGCGCTCAACGGGCTCACGTCCGGGGCGGCCGCCGAATCCGCGGTCGGGGGCTTCGGTGGCGTGCCGCTCATGCCCGGCGCCGGAACCGGCCGCAGCGTGGCCAACTTCGCCGCTCCCCGGTACGGGTTCAAGCCAAGTGTCGTTGCCCAACCGTTCGCGGGCGGATAA
- a CDS encoding PE family protein, which produces MSTVFAEPEVLTGAAGELMSINAVMRAGTAAAAGPTTSVVPAASDLVSLMAATQFTRHATLFQEIAAHAVSVQEQLALTLGVSGASYGITEAANAASVG; this is translated from the coding sequence ATGTCGACCGTTTTCGCAGAACCAGAGGTATTAACGGGTGCTGCCGGCGAGTTGATGTCCATCAATGCAGTGATGCGCGCCGGCACCGCAGCCGCTGCCGGTCCGACGACCTCCGTGGTTCCCGCCGCCTCCGATTTGGTCTCGCTGATGGCGGCCACACAGTTCACCCGCCACGCGACGCTCTTCCAAGAGATCGCGGCCCACGCGGTGTCGGTGCAGGAGCAGTTGGCGCTCACCCTTGGTGTCAGTGGCGCCTCATACGGCATTACGGAGGCGGCCAACGCCGCCTCGGTTGGGTAG
- a CDS encoding SIMPL domain-containing protein: MPIFRSSAQFVRTAIASAGIVLAAATMAACDSHIPSSSASNPSPRQVTVVGSGQVQGVPDTLTADITISFTASDVTSAMNQTNGRQRAVIEALTRAGMDNKDIRTTDVILQAQYSIAEPGGSPTITGYRADNAIQVKIHPADTASRLLALIIDTGGDATRITAVRYKIADDSQLVKDARARAYDDAKNRAQQYAELSGLTLGKVISISESTGPAPVEAPQAPAPRASTLPLEPGQQTVNFSVTAVWELD, from the coding sequence ATGCCGATCTTCCGGAGTTCCGCGCAATTTGTCCGCACGGCAATCGCGTCGGCGGGCATCGTGCTGGCCGCCGCCACCATGGCTGCCTGCGACTCGCACATTCCGAGTTCGTCGGCATCCAACCCCAGTCCGCGCCAAGTGACCGTGGTCGGATCCGGACAAGTTCAAGGTGTTCCCGACACGCTGACCGCCGATATCACCATCTCGTTCACGGCGAGCGACGTCACCAGCGCCATGAATCAAACCAACGGCCGGCAGCGAGCGGTCATCGAAGCGCTGACCCGCGCTGGGATGGACAACAAGGACATCCGCACCACCGACGTCATCCTGCAGGCCCAGTACAGCATCGCCGAGCCCGGCGGAAGTCCCACCATCACCGGTTACCGCGCGGACAACGCGATCCAGGTCAAGATCCACCCGGCCGATACCGCCTCACGACTGCTCGCGCTCATCATCGATACCGGCGGCGACGCCACTCGGATTACCGCCGTGCGCTACAAGATCGCGGACGACTCGCAGTTGGTGAAGGACGCACGAGCGCGCGCCTACGACGACGCCAAGAACCGCGCCCAGCAGTACGCCGAGCTGTCCGGACTCACCTTGGGCAAAGTGATTTCGATTTCGGAATCCACCGGTCCGGCGCCGGTCGAAGCGCCCCAGGCACCCGCCCCGCGCGCGTCCACCCTGCCCCTGGAACCGGGCCAGCAGACGGTGAACTTTTCGGTGACAGCGGTCTGGGAGCTGGATTAA
- the hpt gene encoding hypoxanthine phosphoribosyltransferase, protein MTAELYQGDIKSVLLTTEQIQGRIAELGEQIGNDYRALSGSGEPDLLLITVLKGAVLFVTDLARAIPLPTQFEFMAVSSYGSSTSSSGVVRILKDLDRDIHDRDVLIVEDVVDSGLTLSWLLRNLKSRHPRSLRVCTLLRKPEAVGANVDITYVGFDIPNEFVVGYGLDYDERYRDLSYIGTLDPRVYQ, encoded by the coding sequence GTGACGGCGGAGCTGTACCAGGGGGACATCAAGTCCGTACTGCTCACCACCGAGCAGATCCAGGGGCGCATCGCCGAGCTTGGTGAGCAAATCGGCAACGACTACCGCGCCTTATCCGGCAGCGGCGAGCCAGACCTGCTGTTGATCACCGTCCTCAAGGGTGCGGTGTTGTTCGTCACCGACCTGGCGCGAGCGATCCCCCTGCCCACCCAATTCGAGTTCATGGCGGTGAGCTCGTACGGCTCGTCGACCTCGTCGTCCGGTGTGGTTCGGATCCTGAAGGATCTTGACCGCGATATCCACGACCGCGATGTGCTGATCGTTGAGGACGTCGTCGACTCTGGGCTCACGCTGTCCTGGTTGTTGCGCAATCTGAAGAGCCGGCATCCGCGGTCCCTACGGGTGTGCACGCTGTTACGCAAGCCCGAGGCGGTGGGCGCCAACGTCGACATCACGTACGTCGGCTTCGACATCCCCAATGAGTTCGTCGTCGGCTATGGGCTCGACTACGACGAGCGCTACCGCGACCTGTCCTACATCGGAACGCTGGACCCCCGGGTCTACCAGTAG
- the tilS gene encoding tRNA lysidine(34) synthetase TilS: protein MDRQGAIARLRAAVERFLKEQLGGTAGDGARWCVGLSGGPDSLALTAVAAQLLPTTALIVDHGLQPGSADVAETARTQALSLGCVAAQVLRVEVGPSSGTGGGPEAAARSARYAALESGRDGPVLLAHTLDDQAETVLLGLGRGSGARSMAGMRPYDPPWCRPLLGVRRSVTHDACRELGLTAWQDPHNSDPRFTRTRLRAEVLPLLEEVLGGGVAEALARTATALREDNDFIDAIAAQALPDAIRGTGPDAQLDVRSLAALPDPVRRRVIRGWLLSGGAIGLTDKQIRAVDLLVTDWRGQGGVAVGSNLPGQRLFAGRRDGVLALRPEPI, encoded by the coding sequence ATGGATCGACAGGGTGCTATAGCGCGGCTGCGCGCGGCTGTCGAGCGGTTCTTGAAGGAGCAGCTCGGCGGGACTGCTGGGGACGGCGCACGTTGGTGCGTCGGCTTGTCCGGTGGCCCGGACTCGTTGGCCCTGACGGCTGTCGCGGCGCAGTTGCTACCCACCACCGCCCTGATCGTCGATCACGGCCTGCAGCCCGGATCGGCCGACGTCGCCGAAACCGCTCGGACGCAGGCGCTTTCGTTGGGATGCGTTGCGGCGCAGGTACTTCGGGTCGAGGTCGGCCCCTCCTCGGGCACCGGCGGCGGCCCGGAGGCGGCGGCGCGTAGCGCTCGCTACGCCGCCCTGGAGTCTGGCCGAGACGGTCCCGTGCTGTTGGCCCACACCCTCGACGATCAGGCCGAGACGGTGCTGCTCGGACTCGGCCGCGGATCCGGGGCCCGCTCGATGGCCGGCATGCGCCCTTACGACCCGCCTTGGTGTCGGCCGCTGCTGGGGGTGCGACGCAGCGTGACCCACGACGCCTGCCGTGAGCTTGGGTTGACCGCCTGGCAGGACCCGCACAACAGCGACCCCCGCTTCACCAGGACCCGGCTGCGCGCCGAAGTGCTGCCGCTGCTGGAGGAGGTGCTGGGCGGGGGCGTGGCGGAGGCCCTCGCCCGTACCGCGACGGCGCTGCGAGAAGACAACGACTTCATCGACGCGATCGCAGCGCAGGCGCTGCCGGATGCCATACGCGGAACGGGGCCCGACGCACAGCTGGATGTCCGTTCGCTGGCCGCACTGCCCGACCCGGTGCGCCGTCGCGTGATTCGCGGGTGGCTGTTGTCCGGCGGTGCGATTGGATTGACCGACAAGCAGATCCGCGCAGTGGACCTGCTGGTCACCGATTGGCGCGGTCAGGGTGGGGTGGCCGTCGGCTCGAACCTGCCGGGTCAGCGCTTGTTCGCCGGCCGCCGAGACGGCGTGCTTGCCCTACGGCCCGAACCGATCTGA
- a CDS encoding zinc-dependent metalloprotease: protein MSAPSEVTLGNAVDWRFAATVGQRLARPGPPSSDYTRRQAIDELMVASEKAEPPVRDVTGLITDGPVPPARVIDRGEWIKAAAESMRAMTNGTEKPRGLVTGRITGAQTGAVLAFVATGILGQYDPFTPPEGSGKGPSAGGQAGGGTLLLVYPNVIAVERQLKVEPSDFRLWVCLHEVTHRVQFTANPWITEYMAQSLALLTKEPADDIGEVARRLADFVRNRGDVSDEGSPGGILGLMRAVQSEPQRKALDQLMVLGTLLEGHAEHVMDAVGPVVVPSVATIRRRFDERRQRKQPPLQRLVRALLGLDAKLSQYTRGKVFVDQVVSRVGMKRFNAIWSGPETLPLPAEIEHPQRWIDRVL from the coding sequence ATGAGCGCGCCGTCGGAGGTGACGCTCGGGAATGCGGTCGATTGGCGCTTCGCCGCCACTGTCGGTCAGCGGCTGGCCCGGCCCGGACCGCCGTCCAGCGACTACACCCGCCGTCAGGCTATCGACGAGCTCATGGTCGCCTCGGAGAAGGCCGAACCGCCGGTGCGCGACGTAACCGGCCTGATCACCGACGGCCCGGTGCCGCCCGCGCGGGTCATCGACCGGGGCGAGTGGATCAAGGCCGCCGCGGAGTCGATGCGGGCCATGACCAACGGGACTGAGAAGCCGCGGGGGCTGGTGACCGGGCGGATCACCGGCGCGCAGACGGGTGCCGTACTGGCCTTCGTGGCCACCGGCATCCTGGGCCAGTACGACCCGTTCACCCCGCCAGAAGGTTCCGGAAAAGGTCCTTCAGCAGGCGGGCAAGCTGGCGGCGGCACCCTGCTTCTGGTGTATCCCAACGTCATTGCCGTAGAGCGCCAGCTGAAGGTGGAGCCGTCCGACTTTCGGTTGTGGGTGTGCCTGCACGAGGTCACCCACCGAGTGCAGTTCACGGCCAACCCCTGGATCACCGAGTACATGGCGCAGTCGCTGGCCCTGCTGACCAAGGAACCCGCCGACGACATCGGCGAGGTCGCGCGCCGGTTGGCCGATTTCGTCCGCAACCGCGGTGACGTGTCCGATGAGGGCAGCCCCGGAGGAATCCTGGGGCTGATGCGCGCCGTGCAGTCCGAGCCGCAGCGGAAGGCACTGGACCAGCTGATGGTGCTGGGCACGCTGCTGGAAGGTCACGCCGAGCACGTGATGGATGCCGTCGGCCCGGTGGTGGTGCCGTCGGTGGCCACCATTCGCCGCCGCTTCGACGAACGTCGGCAGCGCAAGCAACCACCGCTGCAGCGGCTGGTGCGCGCGTTGTTGGGCCTCGATGCCAAGCTCAGCCAGTACACCCGCGGCAAGGTATTCGTCGACCAGGTGGTGAGTCGCGTCGGGATGAAGCGATTCAACGCGATCTGGTCCGGGCCCGAAACGCTGCCCCTTCCTGCCGAAATCGAACACCCGCAACGATGGATCGACAGGGTGCTATAG
- the dacB gene encoding D-alanyl-D-alanine carboxypeptidase/D-alanyl-D-alanine endopeptidase: MGPRRWRKTTHALVALAVLAFVGAIVAGAVYFTTGGHGTSSARTTVPPPRPPTVKPGVTPVADTAAIPEPGGVNAALEQVAADPNLGKLGARISDALTGKVLWQLADDLPLIPASTNKTLTAAAALLTLDRQARISTRVVAGGPAGSPGGNGVIVLVGAGDPTLSAAPPGVETWYHGAARISDLVDQIRRSGVTPTAVQVDISAYSGPTMAPGWDPADVDNGDIAPIEAAMIDAGRIQPTTVNSRRSKTPALDAGRELAKALDLDPETVKIGSAPPGARQLAVVQSAPLIQRLSQMMNASDNVMAECIGREVAAAINRPQSFTGAVDAVTNRLGTAHIDTAGAQLADSSGLSVDNRLTARTLDATVRAAAGPDQPALRPLLDLLPIAGGSGTLAERFLDRATNLGPAGWLRAKTGSLTAVNALVGVVTDASGRVLTFAFVSNDAGPNGRNAMDALATKLWFCGCDV; encoded by the coding sequence ATGGGTCCCAGGCGTTGGCGCAAGACCACCCACGCGCTCGTGGCGTTGGCTGTGCTGGCGTTTGTCGGTGCCATCGTGGCCGGGGCGGTGTACTTCACCACGGGTGGCCACGGGACCAGCAGCGCGCGGACGACCGTTCCGCCGCCGCGGCCGCCCACCGTCAAGCCCGGGGTGACACCGGTCGCCGACACCGCGGCGATTCCCGAGCCCGGCGGCGTCAACGCGGCATTGGAACAGGTGGCGGCCGATCCCAATCTGGGCAAGCTGGGTGCCCGCATCAGTGACGCCTTGACCGGCAAGGTGCTTTGGCAGCTGGCCGACGACCTGCCCTTGATTCCGGCGTCGACCAACAAGACCCTGACCGCGGCGGCTGCGCTGCTGACGTTGGACCGTCAGGCCCGGATCAGCACGCGCGTGGTGGCCGGCGGCCCGGCCGGCTCACCCGGGGGCAACGGGGTCATAGTGCTGGTGGGCGCGGGCGACCCGACGTTGTCGGCCGCCCCGCCAGGCGTGGAGACCTGGTACCACGGCGCGGCACGCATCAGCGACCTGGTCGACCAGATTCGCCGCAGCGGCGTCACGCCCACGGCCGTGCAGGTCGACATCTCGGCGTACAGCGGTCCGACGATGGCACCCGGATGGGACCCGGCCGACGTCGACAACGGTGACATCGCACCGATCGAGGCGGCGATGATCGACGCCGGTCGTATCCAGCCGACCACGGTGAACTCGCGCCGCTCCAAGACACCGGCGCTGGACGCCGGGCGAGAGCTGGCCAAGGCGCTCGACCTGGACCCGGAGACGGTCAAGATCGGTTCGGCACCTCCCGGCGCGCGCCAACTGGCCGTGGTCCAGTCGGCGCCGCTGATCCAGCGCCTGTCCCAGATGATGAACGCCTCCGACAACGTGATGGCCGAATGCATCGGCCGGGAGGTCGCGGCCGCCATCAACCGGCCGCAGAGCTTCACCGGCGCCGTCGACGCGGTGACCAATCGATTGGGCACCGCGCACATCGACACCGCGGGAGCCCAACTGGCGGACTCCAGCGGCCTGTCGGTGGACAACCGGCTGACGGCGCGCACCCTCGACGCCACGGTGCGGGCAGCGGCCGGGCCGGACCAGCCGGCCCTGCGCCCCCTGTTGGATCTGCTGCCGATCGCCGGCGGCAGCGGCACACTGGCCGAACGTTTTCTGGACCGGGCCACCAACCTGGGTCCGGCCGGCTGGCTGCGCGCCAAGACCGGCTCGCTCACCGCCGTCAACGCGCTCGTCGGAGTGGTGACTGACGCCAGCGGACGGGTGCTGACGTTCGCCTTCGTCTCCAACGACGCCGGGCCGAACGGCCGCAACGCCATGGATGCGCTCGCGACCAAGCTCTGGTTCTGCGGATGCGACGTATGA
- a CDS encoding inorganic diphosphatase, whose product MQFDVVIEIPRGQRNKYEVDHATGRVKLDRYLYTPMAYPTDYGFIEDTLGEDGDPLDALVLLPEPLFPGVLVEARPVGMFQMVDEAGGDDKVLCVPAGDNRWDHIQDIGDVPTFELDAIKHFFVHYKDLEPGKYVKAADWVGREAAEAEVQRSIERFKTSGH is encoded by the coding sequence GTGCAGTTCGACGTAGTCATCGAAATTCCGAGAGGTCAGCGCAACAAGTACGAGGTCGACCATGCAACGGGTCGGGTGAAGCTGGATCGCTACCTCTACACGCCGATGGCATACCCGACCGACTACGGCTTCATCGAGGACACCCTCGGTGAGGACGGCGACCCGCTGGACGCGCTGGTGCTGCTGCCCGAACCGCTGTTCCCCGGCGTGCTGGTCGAGGCCCGTCCGGTGGGCATGTTCCAGATGGTCGACGAGGCGGGTGGCGACGACAAGGTGCTGTGCGTGCCGGCCGGTGACAACCGCTGGGACCACATCCAGGACATCGGCGATGTTCCGACCTTCGAGCTCGACGCGATCAAGCACTTTTTCGTGCACTACAAGGACCTGGAACCCGGCAAGTACGTCAAGGCCGCCGACTGGGTCGGTCGCGAGGCGGCCGAAGCCGAGGTGCAGCGCTCCATCGAGCGTTTCAAGACCAGCGGGCACTAA
- a CDS encoding DUF475 domain-containing protein encodes MTTFRIFAASLVVTVAALVVGFLYGGPKALFLLVVLGLLEISLSFDNAIINATVLKQMSPFWQRMFLTVGIVIAVFGMRLLFPLVIVWVSADLDPVRALRLALGPPPGGALEFPDGSPSYEKLVQAAHPQIAAFGGMFLLMLFLDFIFHDREIKWLTWIEAPFARAGRLGQLPAIVGGTTLILVGMQLTHGNEERATVMTAGVLGMVVYLLVNGLSRAFRPPGIDDADDEDKDSQASTQQRRALGKAGFTLFFYLEVLDAAFSFDGVTGAFAITTDPIIIALGLGLVGAIFVRSITIYLVRQDTLDTYEYLEHGAHWAIGALALIMLASVDHRLHAPEWVTASVGITLIAVAFLSSLRSNRRKANA; translated from the coding sequence ATGACCACATTCCGCATATTCGCCGCCTCACTGGTGGTCACCGTGGCGGCGTTGGTTGTCGGCTTCCTGTACGGCGGGCCAAAAGCGCTGTTCTTGCTGGTTGTGTTGGGTCTGCTCGAGATATCGCTGTCGTTCGACAACGCGATCATCAACGCGACGGTGCTCAAGCAGATGAGTCCGTTCTGGCAGCGGATGTTTTTGACGGTTGGGATCGTCATCGCGGTATTCGGAATGCGGCTGTTGTTCCCGCTCGTCATCGTCTGGGTCAGTGCCGACCTCGACCCGGTCCGGGCCTTGCGGTTGGCGCTTGGTCCGCCGCCAGGCGGGGCACTGGAATTCCCGGACGGCTCACCCAGCTACGAAAAGCTCGTTCAAGCCGCCCATCCGCAGATCGCCGCCTTCGGCGGAATGTTCCTGCTGATGCTGTTCTTGGACTTCATATTTCACGACCGTGAGATCAAATGGCTGACGTGGATCGAGGCCCCGTTCGCGCGTGCCGGCCGGCTGGGTCAGTTGCCGGCGATCGTGGGCGGGACGACGTTGATCCTGGTCGGCATGCAATTGACGCACGGCAACGAGGAGCGCGCCACCGTGATGACCGCCGGTGTGTTGGGCATGGTGGTCTACCTCTTGGTCAACGGACTGAGCCGGGCATTTCGGCCGCCAGGAATAGACGACGCAGACGACGAGGACAAGGACTCCCAAGCGTCAACCCAGCAGCGCAGGGCGCTTGGAAAGGCCGGATTCACCTTGTTTTTCTATCTCGAGGTGCTCGACGCAGCCTTCTCGTTCGACGGCGTCACCGGCGCGTTTGCCATCACCACCGATCCGATCATCATTGCGTTGGGCCTCGGCCTGGTCGGGGCGATATTCGTGCGGTCGATCACCATTTATCTCGTCCGCCAGGACACGTTGGACACCTACGAGTACCTGGAACACGGCGCGCACTGGGCGATCGGCGCGCTGGCCTTGATCATGTTGGCGTCGGTGGACCACCGACTGCATGCCCCCGAGTGGGTTACGGCGTCGGTGGGCATCACCCTGATCGCCGTGGCGTTCCTCTCGAGCTTGAGGAGCAATCGCCGAAAAGCGAACGCGTAG